From the Devosia sp. FJ2-5-3 genome, the window CCTCGCCGTTCTGCCGTTTGAGCCAGCTTTCATGCGAGGCGCCGGCGGGCCGGAAACAAGCTATATTGGGCATCCCGCGACGGACGCTTTTACCCAGCGCGCTGAAGTGCCTGATACCGGCCCGTTGATGCTGTTGCCGGGGAGCCGTGAAGGGGAATTGCGCCGCCACCTGCCGCTGATGCGCGACGTGGCGACAGCGCTTGTCGGTCATCCGCGCGTTACCGGTTTCGTCCTCCCCACACCGCGCCGTCTCAAGGGCCGGGTTGAGCGAGAGACCAGCACCTGGCCGGTGCCGGTTGAGGTCATCACCGGCGACGAGCGAAGGGGAGAGGCACTGGCGGCCTCGATTGGTGCAGTCGCTGTTACCGGAACGGTGACGCTGGAGCTCGCGCTGGCCGGCGTTCCGATGGTCACAACTTATGTCGCCGACAAGGGGCAGGCCAAGCGCTGGGTACGATACAAGGTGAAATACGCCTCGCTGCCCAATGCCATACTCGACAGGGACCTCGTCTCCGAAGTGCTGCAGCTGGAGCCCGATCCTGCAGCACTGGTGGCCGAGGTGAAGAGCCTCCTCGATGCGCCCGATGTCGTGGCGGCGCAGCTCGCTGGTTTTTCGCGGATCCGCGACCTCATGGAAAACGGCGCGGAGGGGGAACCGCGCGTCGACCCTGCCGAGCGCATCCTGCGCTACTATCCGAACAAATAAAAAGGCCCCGCTCGAAAGCGGGGCCAATTCTTTCGACCGGATCAGCGGCTGCTGATCGGGCTATAGTCGCGTTCGCCTGCGCCGTTGTAGAGCTGGCGCGGGCGGCCGATTTTCTTTTGCGGATCGCCGATCATTTCCTTCCACTGGCTGATCCAGCCAACGGTACGGGCAACGGCGAAGAGCACCGTGAACATGGACGTCGGGAAGCCGATGGCATCCAGGATCACGCCGGAATAGAAATCGACGTTCGGATAGAGCTTGCGGTCGATGAAGTAGGGGTCTTCCAGCGCAATGC encodes:
- a CDS encoding lipid-A-disaccharide synthase, yielding MTGQAEKPLRLFILAGEPSGDRIAADLVSRLQARVPLQFAGVGGDALAALGLKSFFDMNELSVMGWADVLPRLPKLLWRARQVARAIIAAKPDVAVLVDSQVFNAIVAKQVHKRASEIPVVLCVAPAVWAWKPERAKALSPKFREILAVLPFEPAFMRGAGGPETSYIGHPATDAFTQRAEVPDTGPLMLLPGSREGELRRHLPLMRDVATALVGHPRVTGFVLPTPRRLKGRVERETSTWPVPVEVITGDERRGEALAASIGAVAVTGTVTLELALAGVPMVTTYVADKGQAKRWVRYKVKYASLPNAILDRDLVSEVLQLEPDPAALVAEVKSLLDAPDVVAAQLAGFSRIRDLMENGAEGEPRVDPAERILRYYPNK